One region of Oryza glaberrima chromosome 7, OglaRS2, whole genome shotgun sequence genomic DNA includes:
- the LOC127779099 gene encoding zinc finger CCCH domain-containing protein 62-like isoform X1, with protein sequence MPVTRRRAAAAVTAVLVEEERAAAIDISSDSDAGSESGSEEDDEESTSDEDYYIDISDSDGEEGGGAGSEEESESESEAEREREREPEQSGVDRGEASCRKIADLLRAGRNLDGIKLVDCKAYLKKNGLSQTGDLATCIERIVLHWRFKDRDPEKIYPRSSFCINCKGDVCRGDTVLFKQKVYEKSGKRHSKCIGKRIVAGSVIKESYGKEKQQHTFTIQVFWSKGVGKLPPLYLLLVKGRNLYRMMTFRQPWLNEADRLKALDEKHSRGDAARRVRALSRPDAAGNSKKTTQKGKHQSQAGRPDSGSSIKKGKKRVMQSSNPDLPTKRSRNEESQASSAKQFAGGQNTKTSRARLDRSDRSTNRARMRERKADSQQNLAGGSHAQFGERNAGSGYDMQASHGYLVGVQQSPFEIVRPQRPPPFREVGNASQPHADGRSTACPHPRMGFQHPNAALAGSHPPAYYLGNTPNQFPSFASLNVRQTVHHHPLDQLGASFAPFNVPQTVYRPRPEGGYVMPQLRYSGGSNGFPR encoded by the exons ATGCCTGTAACGAGgaggcgcgccgccgcagcggtgacggcggtgcTGGTCGAGGAGGAGCGCGCCGCAGCGATCGACATCTCGTCGGATTCTGACGCCGGATCTGAGTCTGGgtcggaggaggacgacgaggaatCCACCAGCGACGAGGACTACTACATCGACAtcagcgacagcgacggcgaggaaggcggcggcgcggggagcgaggaggagtcggaatcggaatcggaggcggagcgggagcgggagcgggagccgGAGCAATCAGGCGTGGATCGGGGCGAGGCCTCCTGCAGAAAAATCGCCGATCTCCTCCGCG cGGGGCGAAATTTGGATGGGATTAAGCTGGTTGATTGCAAAGCATATTTAAAGAAGAATGGCCTTAGCCAAACTGGGGACTTGGCTACTTGCATAGAAAGAATAGTGTTGCATTGGAG GTTCAAAGATAGGGATCCAGAGAAGATCTATCCACGCTCATCCTTTTGTATTAACTGTAAAG GTGATGTCTGTAGAGGTGATACCGTTTTATTCAAGCAGAAGGTTTATGAGAAAAG TGGAAAAAGGCATTCAAAATGTATAGGAAAGCGAATTGTAGCTGGGAGTGTTATTAAGGAAAGTTATGGAAAAGAGAAGCAGCAGCACACTTTTACT ATCCAAGTTTTCTGGAGCAAAGGAGTAGGCAAATTACCACCTTTGTATCTGCTACTTGTCAAAGGGCGCAATCTCTACAGAATGATGACTTTCCGTCAG cCTTGGCTAAATGAAGCAGATAGATTGAAGGCTCTAGATGAGAAGCACAGCAGGGGAGATGCTGCAAGGCGTGTTCGTGCATTGAGTAGACCTGATGCTGCAGGAAACA GCAAGAAAACGACGCAAAAGGGAAAACATCAATCTCAAGCAGGACGGCCTGATAGTGGAAGCAGTATCAAGAAAGGCAAGAAGCGTGTTATGCAGTCCTCCAATCCTGATCTCCCCACAAAAAGATCCAGGAATGAAGAGAGCCAAGCGTCTTCCGCAAAACAATTCGCTGGTGGTCAGAACACGAAGACAAGTCGTGCCCGGCTGGATAGAAGTGATCGCAGCACCAACAGAGCTAGGATGAGAGAAAGGAAAGCTGATTCCCAGCAAAATCTCGCTGGTGGCAGCCATGCTCAATTCGGAGAAAGGAATGCAGGTTCAGGTTATGATATGCAGGCAAGTCATGGATATCTGGTTGGAGTGCAGCAGTCTCCCTTTGAGATCGTGAGGCCCCAAAGGCCACCTCCATTCCGTGAAGTTGGCAATGCCTCGCAACCTCACGCAGATGGCAGATCAACGGCATGCCCACACCCTAGGATGGGTTTCCAGCATCCAAATGCGGCATTGGCTGGTTCGCATCCACCTGCTTATTATCTGGGAAACACACCGAATCAATTTCCATCATTTGCATCACTCAATGTGCGACAAACTGTACACCACCATCCTCTGGATCAACTTGGAGCGTCATTTGCACCATTCAATGTGCCACAAACTGTATACCGTCCTCGTCCGGAAGGAGGATATGTGATGCCACAGTTAAGATATTCTGGTGGTAGCAATGGTTTTCCTCGGTAG
- the LOC127779099 gene encoding zinc finger CCCH domain-containing protein 62-like isoform X2 has product MPVTRRRAAAAVTAVLVEEERAAAIDISSDSDAGSESGSEEDDEESTSDEDYYIDISDSDGEEGGGAGSEEESESESEAEREREREPEQSGVDRGEASCRKIADLLRAGRNLDGIKLVDCKAYLKKNGLSQTGDLATCIERIVLHWRFKDRDPEKIYPRSSFCINCKGDVCRGDTVLFKQKVYEKRHSKCIGKRIVAGSVIKESYGKEKQQHTFTIQVFWSKGVGKLPPLYLLLVKGRNLYRMMTFRQPWLNEADRLKALDEKHSRGDAARRVRALSRPDAAGNSKKTTQKGKHQSQAGRPDSGSSIKKGKKRVMQSSNPDLPTKRSRNEESQASSAKQFAGGQNTKTSRARLDRSDRSTNRARMRERKADSQQNLAGGSHAQFGERNAGSGYDMQASHGYLVGVQQSPFEIVRPQRPPPFREVGNASQPHADGRSTACPHPRMGFQHPNAALAGSHPPAYYLGNTPNQFPSFASLNVRQTVHHHPLDQLGASFAPFNVPQTVYRPRPEGGYVMPQLRYSGGSNGFPR; this is encoded by the exons ATGCCTGTAACGAGgaggcgcgccgccgcagcggtgacggcggtgcTGGTCGAGGAGGAGCGCGCCGCAGCGATCGACATCTCGTCGGATTCTGACGCCGGATCTGAGTCTGGgtcggaggaggacgacgaggaatCCACCAGCGACGAGGACTACTACATCGACAtcagcgacagcgacggcgaggaaggcggcggcgcggggagcgaggaggagtcggaatcggaatcggaggcggagcgggagcgggagcgggagccgGAGCAATCAGGCGTGGATCGGGGCGAGGCCTCCTGCAGAAAAATCGCCGATCTCCTCCGCG cGGGGCGAAATTTGGATGGGATTAAGCTGGTTGATTGCAAAGCATATTTAAAGAAGAATGGCCTTAGCCAAACTGGGGACTTGGCTACTTGCATAGAAAGAATAGTGTTGCATTGGAG GTTCAAAGATAGGGATCCAGAGAAGATCTATCCACGCTCATCCTTTTGTATTAACTGTAAAG GTGATGTCTGTAGAGGTGATACCGTTTTATTCAAGCAGAAGGTTTATGAGAAAAG GCATTCAAAATGTATAGGAAAGCGAATTGTAGCTGGGAGTGTTATTAAGGAAAGTTATGGAAAAGAGAAGCAGCAGCACACTTTTACT ATCCAAGTTTTCTGGAGCAAAGGAGTAGGCAAATTACCACCTTTGTATCTGCTACTTGTCAAAGGGCGCAATCTCTACAGAATGATGACTTTCCGTCAG cCTTGGCTAAATGAAGCAGATAGATTGAAGGCTCTAGATGAGAAGCACAGCAGGGGAGATGCTGCAAGGCGTGTTCGTGCATTGAGTAGACCTGATGCTGCAGGAAACA GCAAGAAAACGACGCAAAAGGGAAAACATCAATCTCAAGCAGGACGGCCTGATAGTGGAAGCAGTATCAAGAAAGGCAAGAAGCGTGTTATGCAGTCCTCCAATCCTGATCTCCCCACAAAAAGATCCAGGAATGAAGAGAGCCAAGCGTCTTCCGCAAAACAATTCGCTGGTGGTCAGAACACGAAGACAAGTCGTGCCCGGCTGGATAGAAGTGATCGCAGCACCAACAGAGCTAGGATGAGAGAAAGGAAAGCTGATTCCCAGCAAAATCTCGCTGGTGGCAGCCATGCTCAATTCGGAGAAAGGAATGCAGGTTCAGGTTATGATATGCAGGCAAGTCATGGATATCTGGTTGGAGTGCAGCAGTCTCCCTTTGAGATCGTGAGGCCCCAAAGGCCACCTCCATTCCGTGAAGTTGGCAATGCCTCGCAACCTCACGCAGATGGCAGATCAACGGCATGCCCACACCCTAGGATGGGTTTCCAGCATCCAAATGCGGCATTGGCTGGTTCGCATCCACCTGCTTATTATCTGGGAAACACACCGAATCAATTTCCATCATTTGCATCACTCAATGTGCGACAAACTGTACACCACCATCCTCTGGATCAACTTGGAGCGTCATTTGCACCATTCAATGTGCCACAAACTGTATACCGTCCTCGTCCGGAAGGAGGATATGTGATGCCACAGTTAAGATATTCTGGTGGTAGCAATGGTTTTCCTCGGTAG